A genomic region of Streptomyces rimosus contains the following coding sequences:
- a CDS encoding amidohydrolase family protein: MTTAAPGGTGVLDLPPLVDQHCHGVLRGELSAAAFESYLTESDRPAAAGTTFFDTQTGFAVRRWCPPLLGLAPHCTPGEYLARRRELGTAEVRRLLLGGTGIGTYLVDTGLPGDLTGAHETAEAGGGTGHEIVRLETLAERVAAGVRAAGEPGAAAEVFTAGLADAVRDAARTAAGFKSIAAYRHGLALAPEPPTTADVATAARDWLATGTPRLTDPVLLRHLLWLATGTGRPLQLHTGFGDPDLRLHHSDPALLTDFAHATAGTGTDLVLLHCYPYHRQAGYLAHAFPHVYADVGLSLGHTGPRATAVLAEFLELAPFGKLLFSTDAYALPELYTVGSAAFRTALEEVLTGWVRSGAWSETDACRIAALVGAGNARRVYGLSGG; the protein is encoded by the coding sequence ATGACCACGGCCGCACCCGGCGGCACCGGGGTCCTGGACCTGCCGCCGCTCGTCGACCAGCACTGCCACGGCGTGCTGCGCGGCGAGCTGTCGGCCGCCGCATTCGAGTCGTACCTCACCGAGTCCGACCGGCCCGCCGCCGCGGGCACCACCTTCTTCGACACCCAGACGGGCTTCGCCGTACGCCGCTGGTGCCCGCCGCTGCTCGGCCTCGCGCCGCACTGCACCCCCGGCGAGTACCTCGCCCGGCGGCGCGAACTGGGCACGGCCGAGGTCCGGCGCCTGCTGCTGGGCGGCACCGGCATCGGCACGTACCTGGTCGACACCGGCCTGCCCGGCGACCTCACCGGAGCCCACGAGACGGCCGAGGCGGGCGGCGGCACCGGACACGAGATCGTCCGCCTGGAGACGCTGGCGGAACGGGTCGCCGCGGGCGTACGGGCGGCGGGGGAGCCGGGCGCGGCCGCCGAGGTGTTCACGGCCGGGCTCGCCGACGCCGTACGGGACGCGGCGCGCACCGCCGCGGGCTTCAAGTCCATCGCCGCCTACCGCCACGGCCTGGCCCTGGCCCCCGAACCGCCCACCACCGCCGACGTGGCGACCGCCGCCCGCGATTGGCTCGCCACCGGCACCCCCCGCCTCACCGACCCCGTCCTCCTGCGCCACCTGCTGTGGCTCGCCACCGGCACCGGCCGCCCCCTCCAGCTCCACACCGGCTTCGGCGACCCCGACCTGCGCCTGCACCACAGCGACCCGGCCCTGCTCACCGACTTCGCCCACGCCACCGCGGGCACCGGCACCGACCTGGTGCTGCTGCACTGCTACCCGTACCACCGCCAGGCCGGCTACCTGGCCCACGCCTTCCCGCACGTGTACGCCGACGTCGGCCTGTCCCTCGGCCACACCGGCCCGCGCGCGACGGCCGTCCTGGCCGAATTCCTCGAACTCGCCCCCTTCGGCAAACTCCTCTTCTCCACCGACGCCTACGCCCTGCCGGAGCTGTACACGGTCGGCAGCGCCGCCTTCCGCACGGCACTGGAGGAGGTGCTGACCGGCTGGGTCCGCTCCGGCGCCTGGTCCGAGACGGACGCGTGCCGGATCGCGGCGCTGGTGGGGGCGGGCAACGCGCGGCGGGTGTACGGGCTTTCGGGAGGGTGA
- a CDS encoding TetR/AcrR family transcriptional regulator yields MTEDPGTRIADDGDVADRVKQVVERLGCSRREFARRIVMDPSKLSRSLGGTRRFTLAEIVRVADIGGVDVAWLLGSRTGTPAPARGREPAAVPEGGRPLQIVRETVRLIAEHGFHAVRVADIAAACGTSTAAVHYHFPGRDELLEAAVRWCMDEDTARRAAGLAEACDARAELLHLIALQTPRTEQQRRQWLVWLDLWAQAARSTAVGRLHEHYYRQWRTTVADVLRRGVEQGVFHPVDPESTALRLTALIDGLATQVLATAPDSTTPDSMHAALLTFVDSELTSVDP; encoded by the coding sequence ATGACCGAAGACCCCGGCACCCGGATCGCCGACGACGGCGACGTGGCCGACCGCGTGAAGCAGGTGGTCGAGCGCCTCGGGTGCAGCCGCCGCGAGTTCGCCCGGCGGATCGTGATGGACCCCTCCAAGCTGTCCCGGTCGCTGGGCGGCACCCGGCGCTTCACCCTCGCCGAGATCGTGCGCGTCGCGGACATCGGTGGCGTGGACGTGGCCTGGCTGCTCGGCTCGCGCACCGGGACCCCGGCGCCGGCCCGCGGCCGGGAGCCCGCCGCGGTACCCGAGGGCGGCCGTCCGCTGCAGATCGTCCGGGAGACCGTCCGGCTGATCGCCGAGCACGGCTTCCACGCCGTACGGGTCGCCGACATCGCCGCCGCCTGCGGCACCAGCACGGCCGCCGTGCACTACCACTTCCCCGGCCGCGACGAACTGCTGGAAGCGGCCGTGCGCTGGTGCATGGACGAGGACACCGCGCGGCGCGCGGCGGGCCTGGCCGAAGCCTGCGACGCACGCGCCGAACTGCTGCACCTGATCGCCCTCCAGACCCCGCGCACCGAACAGCAGCGGCGCCAGTGGCTGGTCTGGCTCGACCTGTGGGCGCAGGCCGCCCGCTCCACCGCCGTCGGGCGGCTGCACGAGCACTACTACCGGCAGTGGCGGACCACTGTCGCCGATGTGCTGCGCCGGGGCGTCGAACAAGGCGTCTTCCACCCCGTGGACCCGGAGTCCACCGCGCTGCGGCTGACCGCGCTCATCGACGGCCTGGCCACCCAGGTACTCGCCACCGCGCCGGACAGCACCACCCCCGACAGCATGCACGCGGCGCTGCTCACCTTCGTCGACAGCGAACTGACGTCCGTAGACCCGTAG
- a CDS encoding MFS transporter, protein MTPAISPATPKPRPPLRSRLFADITPLRTSVHYRRLWFGNTVSWVGQQMTALAVSLQVYDLTGSTFAVGAVGLCSLVPLIVFGLYGGAIADTVDRRKLGMYTAVGATVLSVALAAAALLDVRQVWVLYTVVALQAVCFAMNSPARSSMIPRLLPPEQLPAANALNSLTSNLGMMGGPMLGGVFVGLWGYQAAYLIDVVTFTAALYAMWRLPAMRPDHGGEDGPRRPSVLEGLRFLATRPNLRMTFFADLAAMVLAQPRALFPAVAVLWFGGDAKTVGLLVAAPAVGAVLGALFSGWLGTVRRHGLAILVAVVAWGAAIACFGLTRHLWLGLFFLAVAGCADTISMVFRGTMLQAAAPDRMRGRLQGVFIVVVAGGPRLGDFLTGSAADLTSPAVAVVGGGLACVVAVLLLGLWRRDFARYDARDPKP, encoded by the coding sequence GTGACTCCTGCCATATCCCCCGCCACCCCGAAGCCCCGTCCACCGCTGCGCTCCCGGCTCTTCGCCGACATCACGCCGCTGCGCACCTCGGTCCACTACCGCCGGCTGTGGTTCGGCAACACCGTCTCCTGGGTCGGCCAGCAGATGACCGCCCTGGCGGTCTCCCTCCAGGTGTACGACCTGACCGGTTCCACCTTCGCCGTCGGCGCGGTCGGCCTGTGCTCCCTGGTGCCGCTGATCGTCTTCGGGCTGTACGGCGGTGCCATCGCGGACACCGTCGACCGCCGCAAGCTGGGGATGTACACCGCGGTGGGCGCCACCGTGCTGTCCGTGGCGCTGGCCGCCGCCGCGCTGCTGGACGTGCGGCAGGTCTGGGTGCTCTACACGGTCGTCGCCCTCCAGGCGGTGTGCTTCGCGATGAACTCGCCCGCCCGCTCGTCGATGATCCCGCGCCTGCTGCCGCCCGAGCAGCTGCCGGCCGCCAACGCCCTCAACTCGCTGACCAGCAACCTCGGGATGATGGGCGGCCCGATGCTGGGCGGCGTCTTCGTCGGCCTGTGGGGTTACCAGGCCGCGTACCTGATCGACGTGGTGACCTTCACCGCCGCCCTGTACGCGATGTGGCGGCTGCCCGCCATGCGCCCCGATCACGGCGGCGAGGACGGGCCGCGCCGGCCCTCCGTGCTGGAGGGGCTGCGGTTCCTGGCCACCCGGCCCAACCTGCGCATGACCTTCTTCGCCGATCTCGCGGCCATGGTGCTGGCGCAGCCCCGGGCGCTGTTCCCCGCGGTCGCCGTGCTCTGGTTCGGCGGCGACGCGAAGACGGTGGGGCTGCTGGTCGCTGCGCCCGCGGTCGGCGCGGTGCTCGGCGCGCTGTTCTCCGGCTGGCTCGGTACGGTCCGCCGGCACGGCCTGGCCATCCTGGTCGCGGTCGTCGCCTGGGGAGCGGCCATCGCCTGCTTCGGCCTCACCCGCCACCTGTGGCTCGGCCTGTTCTTCCTCGCCGTCGCCGGCTGCGCCGACACCATCTCCATGGTCTTCCGTGGCACCATGCTCCAGGCCGCCGCGCCGGACCGGATGCGCGGCCGCCTCCAGGGCGTGTTCATCGTCGTGGTCGCGGGTGGCCCCCGGCTCGGCGACTTCCTGACCGGTTCGGCGGCCGACCTCACCTCACCCGCTGTCGCGGTCGTCGGCGGCGGTCTCGCCTGTGTCGTGGCGGTGCTGCTCCTGGGCCTGTGGCGGCGCGACTTCGCCCGCTACGACGCCCGCGACCCGAAGCCCTGA
- a CDS encoding LysR family transcriptional regulator, translating to MDLDLRKLRYFLAVAEHRHFGRAAQALFIAQPVLSRQIRAFEQELGYALFTRSTRSVELTPAGQRLYDEAPRITTVVDTALRRVHEAGRGEQRLVVAFSPGLHVADAIRAFTARHPRVAIDVFPLRWWERDAPLRDGRAHVGYLRHPFDDTGLRTVPIGHETKVACLPVTHPLAGRPALTSADLDGEPVLDVRTRRTSSLEEKFELIASGQGIALVPLSIAGSYSRPDLVYLTVTDALPVGTCLAAPEGNCTGLIRDFLDLATAILRRPADAPEPSSGLRVAGVVAGEVAPPQAQEQHRHDTGETAADDRDSG from the coding sequence ATGGACCTCGATCTGCGCAAGCTCCGCTACTTCCTCGCGGTGGCCGAGCACCGGCACTTCGGCCGGGCGGCACAGGCGCTGTTCATCGCCCAGCCGGTCCTCAGCCGGCAGATCCGCGCGTTCGAACAGGAGCTGGGCTACGCGCTGTTCACGCGGAGCACGCGCAGCGTCGAACTGACCCCGGCGGGACAGCGGTTGTACGACGAGGCGCCGCGGATCACCACGGTGGTGGACACTGCGCTGCGGCGCGTCCACGAGGCCGGGCGGGGCGAGCAGCGGCTCGTCGTCGCCTTCTCGCCCGGCCTCCATGTGGCGGACGCGATCCGGGCGTTCACGGCGCGCCACCCGCGCGTCGCGATCGATGTCTTCCCGCTGCGCTGGTGGGAGCGGGACGCGCCGCTGCGCGACGGCCGCGCGCACGTCGGCTATCTCCGGCACCCGTTCGACGACACGGGGCTGCGCACCGTCCCCATCGGCCACGAGACCAAGGTGGCGTGCCTGCCCGTGACCCACCCGCTGGCGGGTCGTCCCGCCCTCACCTCGGCCGATCTGGACGGCGAGCCGGTACTCGACGTCCGGACGCGGCGGACGTCCTCCCTGGAGGAGAAGTTCGAGCTCATCGCGTCCGGTCAGGGCATCGCCCTGGTCCCCCTCAGCATCGCGGGCTCGTACTCCCGGCCCGACCTCGTGTACCTGACCGTCACCGATGCCCTGCCCGTCGGTACCTGCCTGGCGGCACCGGAAGGCAACTGCACGGGTCTCATACGGGACTTCCTGGACCTCGCCACCGCGATACTGCGCCGCCCCGCCGACGCGCCGGAACCCTCGTCAGGGCTTCGGGTCGCGGGCGTCGTAGCGGGCGAAGTCGCGCCGCCACAGGCCCAGGAGCAGCACCGCCACGACACAGGCGAGACCGCCGCCGACGACCGCGACAGCGGGTGA
- a CDS encoding SpoIIE family protein phosphatase, whose amino-acid sequence MADRGAKPSAVSVPDDWPAHPDLTLALNGMGGFDWDLDSGRMHMDGSALEVFDLLPEEYDSDPATLACRLPPEEAARLDAVVAQALKDGSDSYGAYFRVRLRDGAVRWTHTQASIRRDANGRARRVIGIVRDASQEYAQAAERAQAHARRLRNTGLVERTTAALAHARTVRDVIDVLGDDQALTRLGAQNVIVGLVEAGRIRVVHEGQAGSFVPQHEVLRVEDEYPMSEVVRTLTPCFIRSRAEFAERYPALWPHLERMDFGSAAYLPLIAQARPIGVVGLFYRSENPFGVQERNLLIALGSSVAQSLARAMLYDQEHDLAEGLQQAMLPRRIPGIPGAQIAVRYRAARIGRDIGGDWYDVIPLPEGRVAAVIGDVQGHDTHAATVMGQLRIVLRAYAAEGHPPATVMARASAFLGELDTDRFATCTYAEADLTTGTVRLVRAGHVDPLLRHAEGHCRRLEVTGGLPLGIATGFRDLDYSVTTVHLAVGETLVLYTDGLVEQPGVDIEEGVQHLARVVRDGPQDVQRLADRLCDLAAEQPGDDDMAMLILRRGGEPVTPATGRLQQHVAPDDPQGLSAARHMIRAAVRAWGARERADEIELAADELITNALLHTEGAALVTVRMPHGTDRRLRLEVADRSSALPRRREADEDAMSGRGLLLVDRLADVWGVEPRGTGKCVWCEFDCP is encoded by the coding sequence ATGGCTGACCGGGGTGCGAAGCCGTCGGCCGTGTCGGTGCCGGACGACTGGCCGGCCCACCCGGACCTGACCCTGGCCCTCAACGGCATGGGCGGCTTCGACTGGGACCTCGACAGCGGCCGTATGCACATGGACGGCTCCGCTCTAGAGGTCTTCGACCTGCTGCCGGAGGAGTACGACTCCGACCCGGCCACCCTGGCCTGCCGTCTGCCGCCGGAGGAGGCGGCCCGCCTCGACGCGGTCGTCGCCCAGGCCCTGAAGGACGGCAGCGACTCCTACGGCGCCTACTTCCGCGTCCGGCTGCGGGACGGCGCGGTGCGCTGGACCCACACCCAGGCCAGCATCCGCCGGGACGCGAACGGCCGGGCACGCCGCGTCATCGGCATCGTCCGGGACGCCAGCCAGGAGTACGCCCAGGCCGCGGAACGCGCCCAGGCGCACGCGCGCAGACTGCGCAACACCGGCCTGGTGGAGCGCACCACGGCCGCGCTGGCGCACGCCCGTACCGTCCGGGACGTCATCGACGTGCTCGGCGACGACCAGGCGTTGACCCGGCTGGGCGCGCAGAACGTCATCGTCGGTCTGGTCGAGGCGGGCCGCATCCGGGTGGTCCACGAGGGGCAGGCGGGCAGCTTCGTACCGCAGCACGAGGTGCTGCGCGTCGAGGACGAGTACCCGATGAGCGAGGTGGTGCGCACCCTGACGCCCTGCTTCATCCGCTCCCGCGCCGAGTTCGCCGAGCGCTACCCCGCGCTGTGGCCGCACCTGGAACGGATGGACTTCGGCTCCGCCGCGTACCTGCCGCTCATCGCGCAGGCCCGGCCGATCGGCGTGGTGGGGCTGTTCTACCGCTCGGAGAACCCGTTCGGCGTACAGGAGCGCAACCTCCTGATCGCCCTCGGCTCCAGCGTCGCGCAGAGCCTGGCCCGCGCCATGCTCTACGACCAGGAGCACGACCTCGCCGAGGGCCTCCAGCAGGCCATGCTGCCGCGCCGCATCCCCGGCATCCCCGGCGCCCAGATCGCGGTCCGCTACCGCGCCGCCCGCATCGGCCGGGACATCGGCGGCGACTGGTACGACGTGATCCCGCTGCCCGAGGGCCGGGTCGCCGCCGTCATCGGGGACGTCCAAGGGCACGACACCCACGCCGCGACCGTCATGGGCCAGCTGCGCATCGTGCTGCGCGCCTACGCCGCCGAGGGCCACCCGCCCGCCACCGTGATGGCCCGCGCCTCCGCCTTCCTCGGTGAACTGGACACCGACCGCTTCGCCACCTGCACGTACGCGGAGGCCGACCTGACCACCGGCACGGTGCGGCTGGTGCGCGCCGGGCACGTGGACCCGCTGCTGCGGCACGCCGAGGGCCACTGCCGCCGCCTGGAGGTCACCGGCGGCCTCCCGCTCGGCATCGCGACCGGCTTCCGCGACCTGGACTACTCCGTCACCACCGTCCACCTGGCCGTCGGCGAAACCCTCGTGCTGTACACCGACGGGCTGGTGGAACAGCCCGGCGTCGACATCGAGGAGGGCGTACAGCACCTGGCCAGAGTGGTCCGCGACGGACCGCAGGACGTGCAGCGGCTGGCCGACCGGCTCTGCGACCTGGCCGCCGAGCAGCCCGGCGACGACGACATGGCGATGCTGATCCTGCGGCGCGGCGGCGAGCCCGTCACACCGGCCACCGGCCGGCTCCAGCAGCATGTCGCGCCCGACGACCCCCAGGGCCTGTCCGCCGCCCGGCACATGATCCGCGCCGCGGTACGGGCCTGGGGCGCCCGGGAACGCGCCGACGAGATCGAGCTGGCCGCCGACGAGCTGATCACCAACGCGCTGCTGCACACCGAGGGCGCGGCCCTGGTGACCGTACGGATGCCGCACGGCACCGACCGGCGGCTGCGGCTGGAGGTGGCCGACCGCTCCAGCGCGCTGCCCCGGCGCCGCGAAGCCGACGAGGACGCGATGTCGGGCCGCGGACTGCTCCTGGTGGACCGGCTGGCGGATGTCTGGGGTGTGGAGCCGCGCGGCACCGGAAAGTGCGTATGGTGCGAGTTCGACTGTCCGTGA
- a CDS encoding SDR family NAD(P)-dependent oxidoreductase, whose protein sequence is MTDTRKTALVVGASRTLGLGLAAEYLRRGWDVIGTVRGSGRTGLHDLADTAGGRLTVESLEMTAPEQISALRDRLAQRSLDLLFVNAAITRGDIPIGEVPADMFTEVMLTNALAPMRVVEWLRPLVAPDGTIGVMSSDQGSVSLNTDGGQDLYRAGKSALNQLMRCYAARHAGDPRTLLLMDPGWVRTELGGADAELSVEESVPGVAETMESHRGKSGLHFVDHQGQVVPW, encoded by the coding sequence ATGACCGACACCCGCAAGACCGCCCTCGTCGTCGGCGCCTCCCGGACCCTGGGCCTGGGGCTCGCCGCCGAGTATCTGCGCCGCGGCTGGGACGTCATCGGCACGGTCCGCGGCAGCGGGCGCACCGGCCTGCACGACCTCGCCGACACGGCCGGCGGGCGGCTGACCGTCGAGTCGCTGGAGATGACCGCTCCCGAACAGATCTCGGCCCTGCGCGACCGGCTGGCACAGCGCTCCCTCGACCTGCTCTTCGTCAACGCCGCCATCACCCGCGGCGACATACCGATCGGCGAGGTTCCGGCGGACATGTTCACCGAGGTCATGCTCACCAACGCGCTCGCCCCGATGCGCGTCGTGGAGTGGCTGCGCCCCCTGGTCGCGCCGGACGGGACCATCGGCGTCATGTCCTCCGACCAGGGGAGCGTCAGCCTGAACACCGACGGCGGACAGGACCTGTACCGGGCCGGCAAGTCCGCGCTGAACCAGCTGATGCGCTGCTACGCCGCCCGCCACGCCGGGGACCCGCGGACGCTGCTGCTCATGGACCCGGGCTGGGTGCGCACCGAACTCGGCGGTGCCGACGCCGAACTGAGCGTGGAGGAGAGCGTTCCCGGGGTGGCGGAGACGATGGAGAGCCACCGGGGGAAGTCCGGCCTCCACTTCGTGGACCACCAGGGGCAGGTCGTGCCCTGGTAG
- a CDS encoding glutamine synthetase family protein — protein MGPVPAQQWGDARQTAARLDAEHVRAIALTWVDNAGVVRTKTVPTARLAPAVQRGVGMSPVFDVFTADDAITASAHLGGPDGDLRLFPDLERLTVLAAQPGWAWAPVDRYDQLGTPHPACQRQFARRMVERAADAGLALRMGFETEWVVSRAPLHGRWPDGAAGGGRLDGAVGTGDPLEYPCVGPAYGMTRVVELSDYLRDVAEALALQGVEVFQLHPEYAPGQFEVSTAPSDPLRAADDLVLVRETVRAVSLRHGLRASFAPSVVAGQVGNGCHLHLSLHRGERSLHRDPDARWGLDPDAVRFLGGILEALPALLAIGCPSPASYLRLAPSMWVGAYQCWGVENREAALRLVTGAPGDPDGGHAEVKPFDAAANPYLAVGTVIAAGLHGLSAGAELPPPVTGDPGVLGVRERARRGIVRLPASLTESTDRLARSTTLAEAMGEVLHGAVIAVRRAEAAHCAEMEPADIAAATRWRY, from the coding sequence ATGGGACCGGTGCCGGCGCAACAGTGGGGCGACGCCCGCCAGACGGCGGCGCGCCTGGACGCGGAACACGTCCGGGCCATCGCTTTGACCTGGGTTGACAACGCGGGTGTCGTGCGTACGAAAACCGTGCCGACCGCCCGGCTGGCGCCCGCCGTCCAGCGCGGCGTCGGCATGTCACCGGTCTTCGACGTCTTCACCGCCGACGACGCCATCACCGCCTCCGCCCACCTCGGCGGCCCCGACGGCGATCTGCGGCTCTTCCCCGACCTGGAGCGGCTCACCGTGCTCGCCGCGCAGCCCGGCTGGGCCTGGGCACCGGTCGACCGCTACGACCAGCTCGGCACGCCGCACCCCGCCTGCCAGCGGCAGTTCGCCCGCCGCATGGTCGAGCGCGCCGCCGACGCGGGGCTCGCCCTGCGGATGGGCTTCGAGACCGAATGGGTCGTCAGCCGGGCGCCGTTGCACGGCCGGTGGCCGGACGGGGCGGCCGGCGGCGGGCGCCTCGACGGGGCCGTGGGCACCGGCGACCCTCTGGAATACCCGTGCGTCGGCCCCGCCTACGGCATGACCCGCGTCGTCGAACTCTCCGACTACCTCCGCGACGTGGCCGAGGCGCTGGCCCTCCAGGGCGTGGAGGTGTTCCAGCTCCACCCCGAGTACGCGCCGGGCCAGTTCGAGGTGTCCACCGCGCCGTCCGACCCGCTGCGCGCCGCCGACGACCTGGTCCTCGTCCGCGAGACCGTACGGGCCGTGTCGCTGCGGCACGGCCTGCGGGCCAGCTTCGCGCCGTCCGTCGTCGCCGGACAGGTCGGCAACGGCTGCCACCTCCACCTCAGCCTGCACCGCGGCGAACGCAGCCTGCACCGCGACCCGGACGCCCGGTGGGGCCTGGACCCGGACGCCGTACGCTTCCTCGGCGGCATCCTGGAGGCGCTGCCCGCCCTGCTCGCCATCGGCTGCCCCTCGCCCGCGAGTTACCTGCGGCTGGCGCCCTCCATGTGGGTCGGCGCCTACCAGTGCTGGGGCGTGGAGAACCGGGAGGCGGCGCTGCGGCTGGTCACCGGCGCGCCCGGCGACCCGGACGGCGGACACGCCGAGGTCAAGCCGTTCGACGCCGCCGCCAACCCGTACCTGGCCGTCGGCACGGTGATCGCCGCCGGACTGCACGGCCTGTCGGCGGGCGCCGAACTGCCGCCGCCGGTCACCGGCGACCCTGGCGTCCTGGGCGTCCGCGAACGCGCCCGGCGCGGCATCGTCCGCCTGCCCGCCTCGCTCACCGAGTCCACCGACCGGCTGGCCCGCTCCACCACGCTGGCCGAGGCCATGGGCGAGGTGCTGCACGGCGCCGTGATCGCGGTGCGGCGCGCCGAGGCGGCGCACTGCGCCGAGATGGAGCCCGCGGACATCGCCGCCGCGACCCGCTGGAGGTACTGA
- a CDS encoding phosphoketolase family protein, producing MESPTPLTESELLDLDAHWRALNYLAAGQIYLTGNPLLTEDLRPEHIKPRLLGHWGTCPGLNLVYTHLNRIIAAHGQDAVCVWGPGHGGPSVFAGAWLEGTYGELNPDVGRDAAGMARLFKQFSFPGGVPSHAAPNVPGSFHEGGELGYSLSHAYGAALDNPDLLVACVIGDGEAETGPLAASWHANKFLDPRHDGAVLPLLHLNGYKIANPTVLARLDEDELEALLRGYGHEPLFVTGSDPAQVHRDMAAAMDTALHRIHEAQRAARGEGDRERPRWPAIVLRTPKGWTGPGEVDGTPVEGTWRAHQVPLSGVRDNPDHLRQLEGWLRSYAPDELFGGDGRPVDRVLACVPSGDRRLGASPHANGGRLVRTLPLPDPEKYAVPVDKPGTRMHEPTRVLGGLLRDLMERTADRRDFRLFGPDETASNRLQDVYTATDKTWQARTEPTDEHLGRHGRVMEVLSEHLCQGWLEGYVLSGRHGLFSSYEAFAHIVSSMASQHVKWLQSARSIPWRRPVAGLNYLLTSHVWRQDHNGFSHQDPGFVDHILNKDPHTVRVYLPPDANSLLCVADHVLRTRDVLNVVVAGKQPCFDWLDIEQARAHCARGLGIWEWAGTEQPGTRPDVVLACAGDVPTQETLAAASLLRTHLPDLSVRVVNVVDMTRLQPNEEHPHGLTEREFEALLPHDVPVVFAYHGYPWLVHRLTYRRAVHPNLHVRGYKEMGTTTTPFDMVVTNDLDRYRLVMDVVDRVPGLAVRAAGVRQAMADVRQRHHSWIREHGTDLPEVEEWSWPDSGR from the coding sequence ATGGAGTCGCCGACCCCGCTCACCGAGAGCGAACTGCTCGATCTCGACGCCCACTGGCGGGCGCTGAACTACCTCGCGGCCGGCCAGATCTATCTGACCGGCAACCCGCTGCTCACCGAGGACCTGCGGCCCGAGCACATCAAGCCGCGGCTGCTCGGCCACTGGGGCACCTGTCCCGGCCTGAATCTCGTCTACACCCACCTCAACCGGATCATCGCCGCGCACGGGCAGGACGCGGTGTGCGTATGGGGCCCGGGGCACGGCGGGCCCTCGGTGTTCGCCGGGGCCTGGCTGGAGGGCACGTACGGGGAGCTGAACCCGGACGTCGGACGGGACGCGGCCGGGATGGCGCGGCTGTTCAAACAGTTCTCGTTCCCCGGCGGGGTGCCCAGCCACGCCGCGCCGAACGTACCGGGCTCGTTCCACGAGGGCGGCGAGCTGGGCTACTCCCTCTCGCACGCGTACGGCGCCGCCCTGGACAACCCCGACCTGCTGGTGGCCTGCGTGATCGGGGACGGCGAGGCGGAGACCGGGCCGCTGGCGGCCTCCTGGCACGCGAACAAGTTCCTGGACCCGCGGCACGACGGCGCGGTGCTGCCGCTCCTCCACCTGAACGGCTACAAGATCGCCAACCCCACGGTCCTCGCCCGGCTCGACGAGGACGAGCTGGAGGCGCTGCTGCGCGGCTACGGCCACGAGCCGCTGTTCGTCACCGGCTCGGACCCCGCGCAGGTGCACCGGGACATGGCCGCGGCCATGGACACCGCGCTGCACCGCATCCACGAGGCGCAGCGCGCCGCCCGCGGCGAAGGCGACCGGGAACGGCCCCGCTGGCCCGCGATCGTGCTGCGCACCCCCAAGGGCTGGACCGGCCCCGGCGAGGTGGACGGCACCCCCGTCGAGGGCACCTGGCGCGCCCATCAGGTGCCGCTGTCCGGGGTGCGGGACAACCCGGACCACCTGCGCCAGCTGGAGGGCTGGCTGCGGTCGTACGCGCCGGACGAACTCTTCGGCGGCGACGGCCGGCCGGTGGACCGGGTGCTGGCCTGCGTGCCGAGCGGTGACCGGCGGCTCGGCGCCTCCCCGCACGCCAACGGCGGCCGGCTCGTCCGTACGCTGCCGCTGCCCGACCCCGAGAAGTACGCCGTCCCGGTCGACAAGCCCGGCACCCGGATGCACGAGCCGACCCGCGTCCTCGGCGGCCTGCTGCGCGACCTGATGGAGCGGACCGCCGACCGCCGCGACTTCCGGCTGTTCGGCCCGGACGAGACGGCCTCCAACCGGCTCCAGGACGTGTACACCGCCACCGACAAGACATGGCAGGCCAGGACCGAGCCCACCGACGAGCATCTGGGGCGGCACGGACGCGTGATGGAGGTGCTCTCGGAGCATCTGTGCCAGGGCTGGCTGGAGGGGTACGTGCTCTCCGGGCGGCACGGCCTGTTCTCCTCGTACGAGGCGTTCGCGCACATCGTGTCGAGCATGGCCTCCCAGCACGTCAAGTGGCTCCAGTCGGCCCGCTCCATCCCCTGGCGGCGCCCCGTCGCGGGCCTGAACTACCTGCTGACCTCGCACGTCTGGCGCCAGGACCACAACGGCTTCTCGCACCAGGACCCCGGCTTCGTGGACCACATCCTCAACAAGGACCCGCACACCGTACGGGTCTACCTGCCGCCGGACGCCAACAGCCTGCTGTGCGTGGCCGACCATGTGCTGCGTACCCGGGACGTGCTCAATGTGGTGGTCGCGGGCAAGCAGCCGTGTTTCGACTGGCTGGACATCGAGCAGGCGCGGGCGCACTGCGCGCGCGGCCTGGGCATCTGGGAGTGGGCGGGCACCGAACAGCCCGGCACCCGGCCCGACGTGGTGCTCGCCTGCGCCGGTGACGTACCGACGCAGGAGACTCTGGCCGCCGCCTCACTGCTCCGCACCCACCTGCCGGACCTCTCCGTACGGGTCGTCAACGTGGTCGACATGACCCGGCTCCAGCCGAACGAGGAGCATCCGCACGGGCTGACGGAGCGGGAGTTCGAGGCGCTGCTGCCGCACGACGTGCCGGTGGTGTTCGCGTACCACGGCTACCCGTGGCTGGTGCACCGCCTCACCTACCGCCGGGCCGTCCACCCCAACCTGCATGTGCGCGGCTACAAGGAGATGGGCACCACGACCACGCCGTTCGACATGGTGGTCACCAACGACCTGGACCGCTACCGGCTGGTGATGGACGTGGTCGACCGGGTGCCGGGGCTGGCCGTGCGGGCCGCCGGGGTGCGGCAGGCGATGGCGGACGTACGGCAGCGCCACCACAGCTGGATCCGCGAGCACGGCACGGACCTGCCGGAGGTCGAGGAGTGGAGCTGGCCGGACAGCGGACGGTGA